A region from the Tsuneonella mangrovi genome encodes:
- a CDS encoding gene transfer agent family protein, with protein MSQFNIAVTEPPANPLRGEASIEIAGSLRLLRPTFAALVGAEEELGPLFALVERAGDGRLALGEMAALFWHCLADRDGLARADVGEAISRHGLAACAKPLRALLAAILQGQP; from the coding sequence GTGAGCCAATTCAACATCGCCGTCACCGAACCACCCGCCAATCCGCTGCGCGGCGAAGCCTCGATCGAGATCGCCGGATCGTTGCGCCTGCTGCGCCCGACGTTCGCGGCGCTGGTCGGCGCAGAAGAAGAGCTCGGCCCGCTGTTTGCACTGGTCGAGCGAGCAGGAGACGGGCGGCTGGCGCTCGGCGAGATGGCAGCGCTGTTCTGGCATTGCCTGGCGGATCGCGATGGCCTGGCCCGCGCGGACGTGGGCGAGGCCATATCCCGACACGGCCTCGCCGCCTGTGCCAAGCCCCTGCGGGCATTGCTCGCGGCAATCCTGCAAGGGCAGCCGTGA
- a CDS encoding phage tail assembly chaperone, translating to MSDRFGAAAMTLCRFATVALGWRPHEFWAATPAELGVCFAPPDGSAAPLGRADLERLMENNPDG from the coding sequence GTGAGCGACCGCTTCGGCGCAGCAGCGATGACGCTGTGCCGTTTCGCCACCGTCGCCCTCGGCTGGCGACCGCACGAATTCTGGGCCGCGACGCCCGCCGAACTGGGTGTCTGTTTCGCCCCGCCCGATGGCTCCGCTGCCCCGCTGGGCAGGGCCGATCTCGAACGCCTGATGGAGAACAATCCCGATGGATGA
- a CDS encoding DUF2460 domain-containing protein, producing the protein MAFWLARERNGQQTDWIQRFDPRFWTVNFPRPMMASVVTTAADALRVDCEFQYQGELAGLIWASEDTLDHPLTAYATDRDYSRTTLSFRWRSSGVIPLDEVNGPTLTVEGRDAAGTARTWYVRLWNYATGTNEDATIVLPFSQLESGWSLPGEPVHPADIDRMFISLEPPGSFVGSGPPPAVRVNGWVELSEIACDGERAMAEIGDVLLPPHGVGIATAYDDAFNQTPARLLRTARALGYRGELVHYVGMSHFFRLGSDGLALADGTLCTPAEQWHQSFFASAAAMGFEPIVSLSFELLADHCPDAWQQRAAGGEPARTGWVPPSALLSPANSAAVGWLQAVATTFAALAEAAGLPVRFQIGEPWWWVMSDGRPCLYDDAASYAFGGTPPVIADLRETLAPDELDLLDQAGSLLSAATDAIAQAVRTQVPGAEILLLVFTPTVLDPAMPELKRANLPTDWASPAFDRLQVEDYDWLTSGAEALRRKAYSEVDARLGYPLASQDYLAGFVLDPANADALWPLIDAGLDEASARGVPRRFVWALPQVSRDGYTRLAPSQEEQVQAFDDVLYPLALGRDAGVSPEFSTSVAVTASGHERRNSLWTDARLHFDVGPGIRSETELGVLIAFFRARRGAARGFRLADPFDFSSSGMTGTPSATDQPIGTGDGLTARFQLTKSYGDGAEPQVRPITRPRAESIAVSIDGVASSAWSLDPGGWIVFAAAPPTGAEIRAGFLFDVPVRFAEDLLNVTGATFAAGDAPSVPLIEIREAS; encoded by the coding sequence ATGGCGTTCTGGCTCGCCCGCGAACGCAACGGGCAACAGACCGACTGGATCCAGCGGTTCGATCCGCGGTTCTGGACGGTCAACTTCCCGCGCCCGATGATGGCCTCGGTCGTCACCACCGCCGCCGATGCGCTGCGCGTGGATTGCGAATTTCAATACCAAGGCGAACTTGCCGGATTGATCTGGGCGAGCGAGGATACGCTCGACCATCCGTTGACCGCCTATGCGACCGACCGCGACTATTCGCGGACGACTCTGAGCTTTCGTTGGCGGAGCAGCGGGGTCATTCCGCTCGACGAGGTGAACGGACCGACGCTCACGGTCGAAGGACGCGATGCAGCGGGTACCGCCCGGACCTGGTACGTCCGCCTGTGGAACTATGCCACCGGCACCAACGAGGATGCCACGATCGTGCTGCCGTTCTCGCAGCTTGAGAGCGGCTGGTCCCTTCCCGGCGAACCGGTCCATCCCGCCGACATCGACCGGATGTTCATTTCGCTTGAGCCGCCGGGAAGTTTCGTTGGGAGCGGCCCTCCACCGGCAGTTCGGGTGAACGGCTGGGTCGAACTGAGCGAGATCGCCTGCGACGGCGAACGCGCGATGGCCGAAATCGGCGACGTCCTGCTGCCCCCTCACGGAGTAGGCATTGCCACTGCATACGACGATGCCTTCAACCAGACCCCGGCCCGCCTGCTGCGAACCGCGCGGGCGCTCGGCTATCGCGGCGAGTTGGTCCACTATGTCGGGATGAGCCACTTCTTCCGGCTCGGCTCCGACGGGCTTGCCTTGGCCGACGGAACGCTCTGCACTCCGGCCGAACAGTGGCACCAGAGCTTCTTTGCCAGTGCCGCCGCAATGGGATTCGAGCCGATCGTCTCGCTCAGCTTCGAATTGCTCGCCGATCATTGCCCTGACGCGTGGCAGCAACGCGCTGCAGGCGGCGAACCGGCCCGCACAGGTTGGGTGCCGCCTTCCGCGCTGCTCTCGCCTGCCAATTCCGCCGCTGTCGGCTGGTTGCAAGCGGTTGCAACGACTTTCGCAGCGCTTGCGGAGGCCGCCGGATTGCCGGTGCGCTTCCAAATCGGCGAGCCGTGGTGGTGGGTGATGTCCGACGGAAGGCCGTGCCTTTATGACGATGCCGCCAGCTACGCGTTCGGAGGTACTCCGCCGGTGATTGCCGATTTGCGCGAGACATTGGCACCCGACGAGCTCGACCTGCTCGACCAGGCCGGATCGCTGCTTTCAGCAGCAACCGATGCAATCGCACAAGCCGTCCGCACGCAAGTCCCCGGTGCCGAGATCCTGCTGCTGGTGTTTACCCCGACAGTGCTCGATCCCGCCATGCCCGAACTCAAGCGCGCCAACTTGCCGACCGATTGGGCCAGCCCCGCTTTCGACCGGCTGCAGGTCGAGGACTACGACTGGCTGACTTCCGGTGCTGAAGCTCTGCGCCGAAAGGCATATTCCGAAGTCGATGCACGCCTCGGCTACCCGCTCGCGAGCCAGGACTATCTCGCAGGGTTCGTGCTCGATCCGGCGAATGCCGATGCACTGTGGCCGCTGATCGACGCCGGACTCGACGAAGCATCTGCGCGCGGCGTCCCGCGGCGCTTCGTGTGGGCTCTGCCGCAGGTTTCGCGCGACGGCTACACCCGCCTCGCGCCTTCGCAGGAGGAACAGGTGCAAGCATTCGATGACGTGCTCTACCCGCTCGCGCTGGGCCGTGATGCCGGGGTCAGTCCCGAATTCTCTACTTCGGTTGCGGTCACCGCTTCGGGCCACGAGCGGCGCAATTCGTTGTGGACCGATGCACGGCTGCATTTCGATGTAGGCCCCGGCATTCGCTCGGAAACCGAACTGGGGGTCCTGATCGCGTTCTTCCGCGCCCGGCGCGGCGCGGCGCGCGGGTTCCGCTTGGCCGACCCGTTCGACTTCAGCTCGAGCGGGATGACGGGAACGCCGAGCGCGACCGACCAGCCGATCGGCACCGGCGACGGACTGACCGCCCGCTTCCAGCTAACCAAGAGCTATGGCGACGGAGCCGAGCCGCAGGTTCGCCCGATCACGCGGCCCCGCGCCGAATCGATCGCAGTCAGTATCGACGGGGTCGCGAGCTCGGCCTGGTCACTCGATCCGGGCGGATGGATAGTGTTCGCGGCTGCCCCTCCGACCGGGGCCGAAATCCGCGCCGGGTTCCTGTTCGACGTGCCGGTGCGCTTTGCCGAGGACCTGCTCAACGTAACCGGAGCGACCTTTGCCGCTGGCGATGCGCCGTCGGTCCCGCTGATCGAGATCCGCGAGGCGTCATGA
- a CDS encoding DUF6127 family protein, translating to MTREEMLARLIAQANTQGGDLVTLRAIIEEASEIGAGRVLDRLGLADEGAQDDIDELRELLGAWRDAKASAWKAAIEWIVRGVLAGLLVAIAMRLGVADLLK from the coding sequence ATGACCCGCGAGGAAATGCTCGCCCGCCTGATCGCACAGGCCAATACGCAGGGCGGCGATCTGGTGACCTTGCGGGCGATTATCGAGGAAGCCAGCGAGATCGGCGCGGGCCGTGTGCTCGACCGGCTCGGCCTCGCCGACGAAGGCGCGCAGGACGACATCGACGAATTGCGGGAACTGCTCGGCGCGTGGCGCGATGCCAAGGCGAGCGCGTGGAAGGCGGCGATCGAATGGATCGTGCGCGGGGTGCTGGCGGGGCTGCTCGTGGCGATCGCGATGCGGCTCGGCGTAGCGGACCTGCTCAAGTGA
- a CDS encoding DUF2163 domain-containing protein, whose product MSRIFFSQELEGVATFWRIHRRDGVTLGFTSHDRDLTFGGIRHRAAPGMLPSAIRRTAALTGDSAEMQGALAHDSISEEDLKAGLFDAAQVEAGAVDWETGEHAVLYSGTIGSVSQEAGTFSAELKSAKTALEVDVVPRTSPTCRAPFCGPGCGLSAPRFTHEAQVIGIDTQANRVLFDDPAPSLMAGGSVRWIEGPHVGLAMDVLDADATGLLLDSRLDPALGSGTRTVLREGCDHTLATCHARFANAVNFRGEPFLPGNDLIARYPVGR is encoded by the coding sequence ATGAGCCGGATATTCTTTTCGCAGGAACTTGAAGGCGTGGCGACCTTCTGGCGCATCCATCGGCGCGACGGCGTCACGCTCGGCTTCACCAGCCACGATCGCGACCTGACCTTCGGCGGGATCCGTCACCGCGCCGCGCCGGGAATGCTCCCTTCGGCGATCCGGCGCACCGCCGCACTCACCGGAGACAGCGCCGAAATGCAGGGCGCGCTGGCGCACGATTCGATCTCCGAAGAAGATCTCAAGGCCGGACTTTTCGACGCTGCGCAGGTCGAGGCCGGCGCAGTCGATTGGGAGACCGGCGAGCACGCAGTACTCTACTCCGGGACGATCGGCAGCGTTTCACAGGAAGCGGGCACGTTCTCGGCCGAGCTCAAATCCGCCAAGACGGCACTCGAAGTCGATGTCGTCCCGCGCACCAGCCCGACGTGCCGTGCGCCGTTCTGCGGCCCGGGGTGCGGGCTTTCGGCACCGCGCTTTACCCACGAAGCCCAGGTTATCGGTATCGACACACAGGCCAATCGGGTGCTCTTCGATGACCCCGCTCCATCACTGATGGCGGGCGGCTCGGTCCGCTGGATCGAAGGGCCCCACGTCGGCCTGGCGATGGACGTACTCGATGCCGACGCGACCGGTCTGCTGCTCGATTCGCGTCTCGATCCGGCCCTCGGCTCCGGCACCCGCACGGTGCTGCGCGAAGGCTGCGACCATACGCTCGCCACTTGTCACGCCCGGTTTGCCAACGCGGTCAATTTTCGCGGCGAGCCGTTCCTGCCGGGAAACGACCTGATCGCACGCTATCCGGTCGGGCGGTGA
- a CDS encoding DUF3168 domain-containing protein yields MEYALRAALLDWLRSGPAPLDTLTAVEEEAPARTTAPWLAIATSASTDWSTKDVAGREVRIALELHTRTDDPASGELLASAIGARIESLPRAQNTFEVATILFLRTRTQRRANNARATLIEYRFRCLAA; encoded by the coding sequence ATGGAATATGCCTTGCGCGCCGCGCTGCTCGACTGGCTCCGCTCCGGTCCAGCGCCGCTCGACACGCTGACCGCGGTCGAGGAGGAAGCCCCTGCCCGCACCACCGCGCCGTGGCTCGCCATCGCGACCAGCGCCAGCACCGACTGGAGCACCAAGGACGTGGCCGGACGCGAGGTCCGCATCGCGCTCGAGCTTCATACGCGAACCGACGATCCCGCTTCCGGCGAGTTGCTCGCCAGCGCAATCGGCGCACGTATCGAGAGCCTGCCGCGCGCGCAGAACACGTTCGAAGTCGCCACCATCCTGTTCCTGCGTACCCGCACCCAGCGCCGCGCGAACAATGCGCGCGCCACCCTGATCGAATATCGTTTCCGCTGCCTCGCAGCCTAA
- a CDS encoding DNA-packaging protein, with translation MNSAHLRALLEAEPEEREAEIRAMSKAERETIRYLWKLWARRNQLPPRGDWDVWLICAGRGFGKTRAGAEWVRQYARHNPEARIALVGASLAEARGVMVEGESGLLAIAPPDKVPHYEPSIRRLTWPNGAQAFLYSAAEPESLRGPQHHAAWCDELAKWDAASERASRAWDNLVLGMRLGEHPRICATTTPRAVPLMQALVAREESGKVAVSRGTTKDNKEHLPARFLREIRAQYEGTAIGRQELEGELLDEVEGALWSRALLERCRETAPAAEWQRVVIGVDPPASAHGDACGIVVCALGVDGIARVLADCSVERPTPERWARAVAAAARAWSADRVVAEANQGGAMVSAVLRAADIALPLKLVHAARGKVARAEPVAALYEAGRVRHAGLFAKLEDELCGLMAGGTYEGPGRSPDRADALVWALSELMLGKKVGPRVRTLG, from the coding sequence ATGAATAGCGCGCACCTGCGCGCGCTGCTCGAGGCCGAACCGGAGGAACGCGAAGCCGAAATCCGCGCGATGAGCAAGGCGGAACGCGAGACGATACGCTATCTCTGGAAGCTGTGGGCACGCCGCAACCAATTGCCGCCGCGCGGCGACTGGGACGTGTGGCTGATCTGCGCCGGGCGCGGCTTCGGCAAGACGCGCGCGGGCGCCGAATGGGTGCGGCAATATGCGCGGCACAACCCCGAAGCGCGGATCGCGCTGGTCGGGGCTTCGCTCGCCGAAGCACGCGGGGTGATGGTCGAAGGCGAGAGCGGGCTGCTTGCGATCGCCCCGCCCGACAAGGTGCCGCATTACGAGCCGTCAATCCGGCGGCTGACCTGGCCCAACGGCGCGCAGGCGTTCCTCTATTCGGCTGCCGAGCCGGAGAGCCTGCGCGGCCCGCAGCATCACGCCGCCTGGTGTGACGAGCTTGCCAAGTGGGATGCCGCTTCGGAGCGCGCGAGCCGTGCGTGGGACAACCTCGTGCTGGGAATGCGGCTGGGCGAGCACCCGCGCATCTGCGCCACGACCACCCCGCGCGCGGTGCCGCTGATGCAGGCGCTTGTCGCGCGCGAGGAAAGCGGCAAGGTCGCGGTCAGTCGCGGCACGACGAAAGACAACAAGGAACACCTGCCCGCGCGGTTCCTGCGCGAAATACGCGCCCAGTACGAAGGCACCGCGATCGGGCGGCAGGAGCTCGAGGGCGAACTGCTCGACGAAGTCGAAGGTGCGCTGTGGAGCCGGGCACTGCTCGAACGCTGCCGCGAAACCGCCCCTGCCGCCGAGTGGCAGCGGGTCGTGATCGGAGTCGATCCGCCCGCTTCGGCGCACGGCGACGCCTGCGGGATCGTGGTCTGCGCGCTCGGCGTGGACGGGATTGCAAGGGTGCTCGCCGATTGCTCGGTTGAGCGCCCGACGCCCGAACGCTGGGCCCGCGCGGTGGCCGCTGCGGCGCGCGCGTGGTCCGCCGACCGGGTGGTCGCCGAAGCGAACCAGGGCGGCGCAATGGTTTCAGCCGTGCTGCGCGCCGCCGATATCGCGCTGCCGCTCAAGCTGGTCCACGCTGCGCGCGGCAAGGTCGCCCGCGCCGAACCGGTCGCGGCGCTCTACGAAGCGGGCCGTGTGCGCCACGCAGGGCTGTTCGCGAAGCTGGAAGACGAGCTGTGCGGCCTGATGGCGGGCGGCACCTACGAGGGCCCGGGCCGCTCCCCCGACCGCGCCGACGCGCTGGTGTGGGCACTAAGCGAACTGATGTTGGGGAAGAAGGTAGGGCCGCGGGTGCGCACTCTGGGATAA
- a CDS encoding NlpC/P60 family protein, with the protein MSAAQVATSAEALVGTPFRLHGRDPATGLDCIGVVAAALARGHRPVSAPTGYSLRNRSIVSQLAFAERAGLVEAQGQIEPGDIVLVRPGPAQHHLLVAVADGSFVHAHAGLRRVVSTPAPLAWPTVRHWRVAP; encoded by the coding sequence GTGAGTGCAGCCCAGGTCGCCACCAGCGCCGAAGCGCTGGTGGGCACCCCGTTCCGGCTGCATGGACGCGACCCGGCAACCGGGCTCGACTGCATCGGAGTAGTCGCGGCCGCGTTGGCGCGAGGTCACCGACCAGTGTCGGCCCCAACTGGCTACAGCCTGCGTAACCGATCGATCGTTAGCCAATTGGCTTTCGCTGAACGGGCTGGATTGGTCGAGGCGCAGGGGCAAATCGAACCCGGCGACATCGTTCTCGTCCGCCCCGGCCCGGCGCAACACCACTTGCTGGTCGCCGTCGCCGACGGAAGCTTCGTCCACGCCCATGCGGGATTGCGCCGGGTGGTCAGCACCCCGGCTCCCCTGGCCTGGCCGACCGTTCGCCACTGGCGCGTCGCGCCCTGA
- a CDS encoding phage major tail protein, TP901-1 family, which yields MTAQNGAAFLLKIGDGAQPPTYSTVAGMRTTQMSINGDTVVVTHKDSAGWRELLSGAGTRSVTVSASGIFLGSQAESDIRAQALAGTITDYQLSFEDGAKLQGRFLVQRLDYAGDFNGERTYTLQLESSGAVLPA from the coding sequence ATGACCGCCCAGAACGGCGCAGCCTTCCTGCTCAAGATCGGTGACGGCGCCCAGCCGCCGACCTATTCGACCGTCGCCGGGATGCGCACCACGCAGATGTCGATCAACGGCGACACTGTGGTCGTCACACACAAGGACTCGGCAGGGTGGCGTGAGTTGCTGTCGGGCGCGGGTACCCGCTCCGTGACGGTTTCTGCGAGCGGCATCTTCCTCGGCAGCCAGGCCGAGAGCGACATCCGCGCCCAGGCGCTTGCGGGAACCATCACCGACTACCAACTGAGCTTCGAAGACGGCGCGAAACTGCAGGGCCGGTTTCTCGTTCAGCGGCTGGACTATGCCGGAGATTTCAATGGGGAGCGGACGTATACGCTCCAGCTCGAAAGCTCGGGCGCGGTGCTGCCCGCGTGA
- a CDS encoding head-tail connector protein — protein sequence MRTIVIPAPLPGTAVDDLKAWLAIGSSAYDGQLTSLLRSALDTCEAFTGLMPITAQCTEILPLSGEWQSLVTRPVQSITSVIAAPVTGSSQALAASDYEVDIDADGTGLVRVLNGGDATRIFVSFSAGVSPDWTVMPEPIRQGVIRLAAHHWREREDGTSGAPPASVAALWRPFRRMRLA from the coding sequence ATGCGGACAATCGTCATACCCGCGCCGCTCCCGGGCACGGCCGTCGACGACCTCAAGGCGTGGCTGGCGATCGGCTCGTCCGCCTACGACGGACAACTGACATCGCTGCTGCGGAGCGCGCTCGATACCTGCGAGGCTTTCACCGGCCTGATGCCGATCACCGCCCAATGCACCGAAATACTGCCGCTTTCCGGCGAATGGCAATCGCTGGTGACCCGCCCAGTGCAGTCGATCACTTCGGTCATTGCTGCACCCGTGACCGGTTCGAGCCAGGCGCTCGCCGCCAGTGACTACGAGGTCGATATAGATGCCGACGGCACGGGCCTCGTGCGCGTGCTGAACGGCGGCGATGCCACGCGCATCTTCGTGAGCTTTTCCGCCGGTGTATCGCCCGACTGGACGGTGATGCCGGAGCCTATCCGACAGGGGGTAATCCGCCTGGCAGCACACCACTGGCGCGAGCGCGAAGACGGCACTTCGGGCGCGCCGCCCGCTTCGGTCGCTGCACTGTGGCGCCCGTTCCGCCGGATGCGCCTCGCATGA
- a CDS encoding phage major capsid protein — MDNAIPPAADAATADTQAADSFDIVARQDKTEADVKVLRSDVDEVKARLDKVGRAAIRPAIAGAPATPEVKGFVDGYLRRGSTAEVKSLSGAAPGDGGYAVPQEIDAAIARELTAISPIRAIAQVVQTGSAGYRKLVSTGGTASGWVSETAGRPETDTPTFAEIAPPSGELYANPAASQAMLDDAAFDLESWLASEIAMEFARAEGAAFVGGNGTDQPMGFLSAPTSLIGDGARPFGTVQYLGSGDAATLGTEPETRLIDLIHALGSGHRQGASWVMNSATLAEVRKLKTADGAFMWQPGLVESQPDRLLGYPVVEAENMPDIAGGAFPIAFGNFRAGYLIAERSATQILRDPFTNKPFVHFYATKRVGGQVLDSAAIKLLKIEA, encoded by the coding sequence ATGGACAATGCGATTCCCCCTGCCGCCGACGCGGCGACTGCCGATACCCAGGCGGCTGACAGCTTCGATATCGTCGCTCGCCAGGACAAGACCGAAGCCGACGTGAAAGTGCTTCGTTCCGACGTCGATGAAGTAAAGGCCCGGCTCGACAAGGTCGGCCGCGCAGCGATCCGCCCGGCGATTGCCGGCGCGCCCGCCACCCCCGAGGTCAAGGGCTTCGTCGATGGCTACCTGCGCCGCGGCTCGACCGCCGAGGTCAAGTCGCTATCCGGCGCAGCGCCAGGTGACGGCGGCTATGCCGTCCCGCAGGAAATCGATGCAGCGATCGCCCGCGAGCTGACCGCGATCAGCCCGATCCGGGCAATCGCCCAAGTCGTGCAAACCGGCTCGGCGGGCTACCGCAAGCTCGTCTCCACCGGCGGCACCGCATCGGGCTGGGTCAGCGAAACCGCCGGTCGCCCCGAGACCGACACGCCGACATTTGCCGAGATCGCTCCGCCGAGCGGCGAACTCTACGCCAATCCGGCGGCGAGCCAGGCGATGCTTGACGATGCCGCGTTCGACCTCGAATCTTGGCTCGCGAGCGAGATCGCGATGGAATTCGCGCGGGCCGAAGGCGCCGCGTTCGTCGGCGGCAACGGCACGGACCAGCCGATGGGCTTCCTGTCCGCCCCGACCTCGCTGATCGGCGACGGCGCGCGGCCGTTCGGTACGGTGCAATATCTCGGCTCGGGCGACGCGGCGACCCTCGGCACCGAGCCCGAGACCCGGCTGATCGACCTGATCCATGCGCTGGGTTCGGGGCACCGCCAGGGTGCGAGCTGGGTAATGAACTCGGCGACGCTCGCCGAAGTTCGCAAGCTCAAGACCGCCGACGGCGCGTTCATGTGGCAGCCGGGCCTCGTCGAAAGCCAGCCCGACCGCCTGCTCGGCTACCCGGTGGTCGAGGCCGAGAACATGCCCGACATTGCCGGGGGCGCATTCCCGATCGCGTTCGGCAATTTCCGCGCCGGCTACCTGATCGCGGAACGCAGCGCGACGCAGATCCTGCGCGATCCGTTCACCAACAAGCCGTTCGTGCACTTCTACGCCACCAAGCGGGTCGGCGGCCAGGTGCTCGACAGCGCGGCGATCAAACTCCTCAAGATCGAGGCCTGA
- a CDS encoding tail tape measure protein yields the protein MDEVDQLLVEVRASTQGFASDITQMRGAFDSTLTDGFAKAGNVLETGLLGAIRKGSLGFEDMGRIALRVVDQIAARALKVGFDNLFGSVSTGGNANIGGLLGGALGAVFGLPGRATGGPVSPGRGYLVGENGPELFVPTTAGHINANGTSGAARDVKVSINLAAPRGTTAPVALQRSSRQVASAVGRALREA from the coding sequence ATGGATGAAGTCGACCAGTTGCTGGTCGAAGTCCGCGCCAGCACGCAGGGCTTCGCCAGCGACATCACCCAGATGCGCGGCGCCTTCGATTCGACGCTGACCGACGGGTTTGCCAAGGCGGGCAACGTGCTCGAGACCGGCCTGCTCGGCGCAATCCGCAAGGGCAGCCTGGGTTTCGAGGATATGGGCCGGATCGCATTGCGGGTGGTCGACCAGATCGCTGCCCGGGCGCTCAAGGTCGGGTTCGACAACCTGTTCGGCAGCGTTTCCACGGGCGGCAACGCCAACATTGGCGGTTTGCTCGGCGGAGCACTCGGCGCGGTCTTTGGCCTGCCGGGACGGGCGACCGGGGGGCCGGTGTCTCCCGGGCGTGGCTACCTCGTGGGTGAAAACGGTCCGGAGCTGTTCGTCCCCACGACCGCGGGGCACATCAACGCCAATGGCACAAGCGGAGCTGCGCGCGACGTAAAGGTATCGATCAACCTGGCTGCCCCGCGGGGAACCACGGCGCCGGTCGCGCTCCAGCGGTCGAGCCGCCAGGTAGCCAGCGCCGTCGGTCGCGCCTTGCGGGAGGCCTGA
- a CDS encoding phage portal protein yields the protein MSFFENLASAFKGGGDARVPIARGFISPWALAVGDGAPPPYEYTRSVRRAYIENPVAQRSVRLVAEGVGRAPLAATDPALAALVGATSAGQSLVETLAAQLLLHGNGYVQVMKDASGRPVELFALRPERVSVMPGTDGWPAAYRYKLGERTIDITLEDEAGWPNLIHLKGYHPADDHYGAGCLSAAEQAVAIHNAASLWNRALLENAARPSGALTFDAGDGSPLSPDQFERLKAELTQAFAGAGNAGRPMLLEGGLKWQSMALSPADMDFATLKAAAARDIALAFGVPPMLLGLPGDNTYANYREANRALWRLTLLPLAGKILGGLQEGLNVWFPDAPLAVDLDKVPALAEDREKLWAQVSAASFLSDAEKRAMLNIGVKP from the coding sequence ATGTCCTTCTTCGAAAACCTCGCTTCCGCCTTCAAGGGCGGGGGCGACGCCCGTGTGCCTATAGCGCGCGGGTTTATCTCTCCGTGGGCGCTGGCCGTGGGCGACGGCGCACCGCCGCCTTACGAATACACCCGCAGCGTTCGCCGGGCCTATATCGAAAACCCGGTGGCGCAGCGCAGCGTGCGGCTGGTCGCCGAAGGCGTGGGCCGCGCGCCGCTGGCCGCGACCGACCCCGCGCTGGCGGCACTGGTCGGGGCGACGTCCGCCGGGCAGTCGCTGGTCGAAACGCTCGCCGCGCAGCTGCTGCTCCACGGCAACGGCTATGTCCAGGTGATGAAGGATGCGAGCGGCCGCCCGGTCGAACTGTTCGCGCTGCGGCCCGAGCGGGTGAGCGTGATGCCGGGGACGGACGGCTGGCCCGCTGCCTATCGCTACAAGCTTGGCGAGCGCACGATCGACATTACGCTGGAAGACGAGGCGGGCTGGCCCAACCTGATCCACCTCAAGGGCTATCACCCGGCGGACGACCACTACGGCGCGGGCTGCCTTTCCGCCGCCGAGCAGGCGGTGGCGATTCACAACGCGGCTTCGCTGTGGAACCGCGCGCTGCTCGAAAACGCTGCGCGACCTTCCGGCGCGCTGACCTTCGACGCAGGCGACGGCTCCCCTTTGAGCCCCGACCAGTTCGAGCGGCTGAAGGCAGAACTGACGCAGGCCTTTGCCGGCGCGGGCAACGCGGGCCGGCCGATGCTGCTCGAAGGCGGGCTCAAGTGGCAGAGCATGGCGCTTTCGCCGGCCGACATGGACTTCGCGACGCTCAAGGCCGCCGCCGCCCGCGACATCGCGCTCGCTTTCGGGGTGCCGCCGATGCTGCTCGGTCTGCCGGGCGACAACACTTACGCCAACTACCGCGAGGCCAACCGCGCGCTGTGGCGACTCACGCTGCTGCCGCTGGCGGGCAAGATCCTCGGCGGGCTGCAGGAAGGGCTCAACGTCTGGTTCCCCGATGCGCCGCTGGCGGTCGACCTGGACAAGGTTCCTGCTCTCGCAGAGGACCGCGAGAAGCTGTGGGCGCAAGTGAGCGCCGCGAGCTTCCTCAGCGACGCCGAGAAGCGCGCAATGCTCAACATCGGAGTGAAGCCATGA
- a CDS encoding HK97 family phage prohead protease: protein MTPGPARGSEPLRFAGYAALFNRADAARDTIVPGAFARSLAERQTPLPLYWQHRPDQRIGWVEQASEDARGLRVIAAIDNPDGRAGTMLARHAVNGLSFGYRARGFRHSPGGRVLEDIEILEVSLVTHPLQHGARVHFVTP from the coding sequence GTGACCCCGGGTCCAGCCCGGGGCAGTGAGCCGCTCCGCTTCGCCGGATACGCCGCGCTGTTCAATCGGGCGGACGCGGCACGCGACACAATCGTGCCGGGAGCCTTCGCCCGCTCGTTGGCCGAGCGGCAAACGCCGCTGCCGCTCTACTGGCAACATCGGCCCGACCAACGGATCGGCTGGGTCGAGCAAGCCAGCGAAGATGCGCGCGGGCTGCGGGTGATCGCCGCGATCGACAACCCCGATGGACGCGCGGGCACGATGCTCGCCCGCCATGCGGTCAACGGCCTAAGCTTCGGCTACCGAGCGCGCGGCTTTCGCCATTCGCCCGGTGGCCGCGTGCTCGAGGATATCGAGATCTTAGAAGTCAGCCTCGTCACCCACCCGCTCCAGCATGGCGCGCGGGTCCACTTCGTCACTCCCTGA